acccctctgtttaagagttcatatgatgaataagagtttccaatttatacacaataatttctaccaactaagtagtcttttaggtattcggaaACTTGATCTTTAACGCTGATGGACCGTAAattatttagtagtagttcatgcataactgtatcaaaagcagcattgagatcgagcagtattagaataccacatttatttccatccatcatttccagcatatcatttacaacagagcagatggctgtctccgtagagtatagttttctgtaagcagattggttgtcaggcaaagcttctattacttctaagtgactgattaGCTGTTTAGGAATTACATATtgaagcacttttgagacaaaggatataaCTTATTCATATATGTTGCTGCTTTGGggatctttctcttatatatatatatatatatatatagatagatatgtgtgtgtgtatactgtacatatatatatatatatatatatgtatatatatatatatatatatgtgtgtgtgtgtatactgtgtatatatatatatatatatatataaatatatatatatatatatatatacatatatatgtgttcatagatgtatatatactatatatatatatatatatgtatatacatatataaatatgtgtgtatatatatgcatatgtatatgtatataaattataaacatatatatatatatatatatataaatatatatatatatatatatatatataaacacacacacacacacacactcacacacacacatatatatatatacatatatacatacatatatatatatatatatatatgtgtgtgtgtgtgtgtgtgtgtgttccaatcattatttttgccatagctctttgagttataattatctttttattatttaagtCTTTAGTAagactaagtttctgatgcataagttaatactggtacgaccatttaattaaatactttttcttttcagagagagagagagagagagagagagagagagagagagagagagaagggaagtttacccttgataatctcattttgtttaccaaaagttctcaatACCACGTttatacttcttttattttttatctcatgttatggggaaccacttactgtctgtcctaagtgtgtttattcattaagaatctccagacgttcgtccataactcttatttgttgtctctttgccttttcattgaacattatcgatTTATATAAAACGATATGATGTACAGTTATAGTTTTAAATTTCCTTCATTATCTAGAATCATAAGGATAAGAAGACCGAAATAGaccaattattttatttgatagtgTTGATATGACAAATTGTTGCTTcaaaacatttaattatttttgttttaaaaatgtttgGGTATTTAGAAAAAGTCTTATTGCATAATATCAAGCTTTCTAAATTCAAACTAAAAGatcacagaaaaagaaaatatgattatcaaTTGCTAATGATTCGAACATATCTGGATGTTAGTTTCAAGAGTATaattcctctttcttcttcatGGAACTACGGTACATATAAAAGGGGCTTCTTCTTCTTAGCCTCTGCCAGCAGTCCCTAGACCTCCACCGGGTGCCAGAGTCCTGAATCCATTTAGGGGTAGTCAGGTATCCCAATTGAAGCAAGACCTGGCCTTGCTCTCACAGATGTTCTTCTGTTTTCAGGTGTAGAGGTAGGAATTGGAAACGGTGGGAGATGATTGGTATGGCAAAGTAAATCGTTGAGTATTGCGGTAAGGTCGTTGGCAAGGCGAGGAAGGTAACGATTTATAGCCTCCGCCACTGCTTCTGGATGACCATTCAGCTCCTGAGTCACGTTTGGACTGTTTCCAACGTTGCTCTAAgaggaaagataaaaaaagacatgGTGGAAATCACATTCATAACACCAATTTCACGAGACTGTCcaatattttataatttctttttttctttagttagATCAATATTTTCTCCATTGCATATTGTTCTTATAGACACGGAAATGATGACTAAACTGAATAATAAGAGTTGACCATATAATGGACTTAATTGAGGAAGAGAAAAGGGAGCACTTACCACGATTTCTTCAGCATGGAAGGTCATTTGGAGAGTATCTCTGGTGATGCAGAGACTGAAGGGATACGGCGTGTAACTGTCAATTTTGAACCTCAAATCCAGAGTAGAGAAATGCAGCTGCGAActgacagtagaaaaaaaaaacattgttaacgGCAATTGACTAATCTATTATCTCTCAAAGTTCAAATTCGACAAGAATTTTTGTTTTACAATGCTACAGGAGGGACAGTTAATATACGGGTAAAGTCAGTTTTGGAAATACTCACGTAAAGTTGGTTTTTAGTGGAACGggaaaattaatgtatatatcgGCATGACTGGTAGTGAATTCCAAATTGGGTCCTTTGAGGTTCAGTATTGCCTATAAAGATCAGGAATTATTCGTAGAGACAGAGAAT
The DNA window shown above is from Palaemon carinicauda isolate YSFRI2023 unplaced genomic scaffold, ASM3689809v2 scaffold413, whole genome shotgun sequence and carries:
- the LOC137636856 gene encoding uncharacterized protein → MFQRTLILVAISAAFASGIPPPIPPCDPITSELQTALSNVDPLTFPIISDVNYIRDNTRYTFDFFGLIIKGFSRVNCNSFNVSGQPLAILNLKGPNLEFTTSHADIYINFPVPLKTNFTSQLHFSTLDLRFKIDSYTPYPFSLCITRDTLQMTFHAEEIVSNVGNSPNVTQELNGHPEAVAEAINRYLPRLANDLTAILNDLLCHTNHLPPFPIPTSTPENRRTSVRARPGLASIGIPDYP